CCATATCGCCACCGACAAGGGCCGCTACCGGATTCCCTGCACTTTTGGCTCCAAGCCGGAAAGCCAGGAACGGAATTTCGATCTCTCCATCGAGCTTCAGCCGAACGAGTTGCAGGACATGATCCACAAAACGCTCTTCGCGTGTAGCGTCGATGGCATGCGGCCGGCGATGATGGGCGTTCTGTTCGAGTTCAGTGAACAGCACATTACCGCCGTATCGACTGACGGTCATCGCCTGGTTCGATGCAGAAAAAATGCAGAAATCGCTGTGGCAGATAAACAGAAGATCGTCGTTCCCGCACGAGTGCTCTCCATCATTCAGCGGATGTTGACGAACGAAAACGTGAAAATGTCGATCGACTCGGAGCGCCGGAACGTCAGGTTCAGAACAGACAACATGGAGCTCGAATCGGCGCTGATCGTCGAACCCTATCCCAATTACGAGGCCGTCATTCCGGTTGAAAACGAAAAGAAACTGGTCACGGACCGGGGGCAGTTGCACGATTCGGTCAAGAGGGTCGGCAGATTTTCAAGCATCGGCGACCTGAAGATCAGCGCGCAGGATGCGCAGATCAGGGTGATGGCCGAAAACGCCAGCGAGGGAGAGTCCGCACAGGAGGAGCTGGCCTGTTCGTTCGCGGGAGAGGAGATCACCATCGGTTTCAACACGAAATTTGTCGAAGCGGCGCTTTCGCATATCGACACCGACGAGGTTCTGATCGAGATGAACTCGCCGAAGACCGCCGTGCTGTTCAAACCGAATGGTGCCGAAAGGCAGGATGACCTCATGATTCTGGTCATGCCGGTCAGAATCAATAACTGAGTGGAAGCGACTTGCGACTCAAAAGCATCAGCATTGAAAATTTCAGGAACCACAGGCATCTGGAATTCGAGCCGGGACAACGCATTACCAACATTTACGGTTGTAACGGCTCGGGCAAGACCACCATACTCGAGGCAATCCATTACTGCGCGCTGACCAGAGGATTCAGTGGAAACAGCGAAAGAGATTGCCTTATGTTCGGGGAGGAGATGTTCGCCATACGATCATCGTTCGAAAGCGATCACGGCGGCGAAATAAAGGTTGTTGTAGTATTTACGCCGCACAAGGAGAAGCGGATTCTGGTAAACGATCAGGAACTTCAGACCTTTTCGAGTCACATCGGTCTTATCCCTTGCGTGACCTTTACACCAAGGGAGCTGGTCATCATCACCGGCGGCCCTGCCGAAAGACGTCGTTTCATGGATACGGCAATTTGCCAGCACGACAGAAAGTATCTTTCCGACCTCATGCAGTACCGGAGAGTACTTCAGCAACGGAATGCATTGCTTGCGTCGCACGACGATCCGGTAAAAATCGAAATTGCGCTTGAGGTGCTGACCGAACAGCTTGCCATTCATGCAGTGGAAATTGTCATGGCAAGAGAGCGATTTATCAGCAATTTCAGCGTGATGCTTGACGAAGTGTATCGATGGCACCCTGAAGGCGTGCAAAGTGAAATCGTCTACCAATCCTCGCTTCTACAAGCTGAAAAGCAGCTTTCGAAAGAGCGGATGCAAATGCTTTTCAGTGCACGGTATCGCGACATGAAAAAGCAGGAACTGCTGAGAAGGCAAACACTTGCAGGCCCGCACAGGGACGATCTGCAATTGTTTCTCAACGGCAGGGAGATACGGAAATATGCATCGCAGGGACAGCAGAGAGCGTTTCTCGTGGCTATGAAAATGACCATGCATGCCTATCTGCACGAACATTCCGAAGAGATGCCTGTAACGTTACTTGACGATCTGTTTAGCGAACTGGATGCAAAAGTATCATCTTTCATGCTCGAAACCCTCTCGTCCAAGGGGCAGGTCATCATCACATCGACAGACAAAAAGAATGGAAAAGATATAACATTTTTTTCTATAGATGAGTACAGGAAAACATCAGGACAAGTGAGATGAAAAAGAAAAAAACACCAAGAGTACTTGGATCACTCATGTCGGATGTGTGCCGGAAAATAGGAATGTCCGAGGCGTACGAAGAGTATAAAACGCTTCAGTTATGGGATAGTGTTGTTGGAGACGCCATCGCGAGAGTGACATCAGTCGAAAAGATGAAAGAGGGAGATTTATATGTTAAAGTGAGGAATCCATCATGGAGGATGGAGCTCAATTTCAGGAAGAGAGATATAGTGGTACGTCTGAACAAAGCGATTGGTTATGATATGATCAGAACAATCATTTTCAGATAAACCGGAAAGCTTTTTCCTGACTCGATCCGGTTTATCTGAAAAGAATAAGGTTTTAAAAAACAATAACTTAGTTAAATGTTACAGGTGAGATTGTACATTTCAATCATCTTTTCCGCGAAAGATTTTCCAAAAACCCGACACTGTTCGAACTCGGGTTCGTGAGGCTGGAACTTGATCATCAGGTTCTTGTCGAATACTTTGAGTTTGAGATTTGCAAGATTGGTTTCGATGATTTTCACGCCTTCACCACTCCAACCGTAAGAACCGAATGCTGCGGAAAGTTTTCCACGATCACGCAATGGATTGAGCACTGCGAAGATGTTGTAAATCTGCTGGACGATATTCTGGTTGATGGTCGGTGAACCGATGATGATTCCCATAGAATGAGCGATCTTCTCTTCGAGTTTTTCAGAAGACATATTTTCTATATCGCAAACATCAACATTGAAATCGCAGGCAGATTTTAAACCTTCAGCAATCTTTTGTGCCAGCACCGAGGTGTTTTCGTATGCAGAAACGTAAGCGATGAGAATGCTTTTTTCGTTTGGCATCGCGATGGCCGCCTGAGAATAACGTTGGGAAAGATCGACATACTTTTTCCAGTCAGATCTAAGAATCGGGCCATGGCCAGGGCAAATCGTATGAATGTCGAGCGGACGGATCTTCTCGATTGCCTGAAGCATGTACTTGCTGAAAGGTCTCAGTATTGCGTCAAAATAGTATTTGAATGCGTCATCGAAATCACCGCAGAGGTCGTCATACATCGCTTCGTTGCAGTAGTGGCAGCCGAAAGAGTCGCAGGTGAAGAGCACGCGATCTTCTTCCAGCCAGGAGTAGATCGTGTCAGGCCAGTGAAGATTGGGAGCGCCGATGAAGTGAATCGTCTTGTTGCCGAGATCGAGCTTGTCGCCGTTCTTGACGACGAGATGCTTGAAGTCGTGACCGGTCTGGTCGCGCAGGAACTTGATGGCATTGCCGCTACCGACAACGATGGCGTTTGGCGCAACGGAGAGAAGGTTGTGCACGTTACCGGAGTGATCAGGCTCGGTGTGATCAACAATGATGTATTCGATCTCTTCAGGATTGACCACCTGCTTCAACTTTTCGAGATAAGTTGGCCAGAATTTCAA
This genomic window from Chlorobaculum limnaeum contains:
- the recF gene encoding DNA replication/repair protein RecF (All proteins in this family for which functions are known are DNA-binding proteins that assist the filamentation of RecA onto DNA for the initiation of recombination or recombinational repair.); translated protein: MRLKSISIENFRNHRHLEFEPGQRITNIYGCNGSGKTTILEAIHYCALTRGFSGNSERDCLMFGEEMFAIRSSFESDHGGEIKVVVVFTPHKEKRILVNDQELQTFSSHIGLIPCVTFTPRELVIITGGPAERRRFMDTAICQHDRKYLSDLMQYRRVLQQRNALLASHDDPVKIEIALEVLTEQLAIHAVEIVMARERFISNFSVMLDEVYRWHPEGVQSEIVYQSSLLQAEKQLSKERMQMLFSARYRDMKKQELLRRQTLAGPHRDDLQLFLNGREIRKYASQGQQRAFLVAMKMTMHAYLHEHSEEMPVTLLDDLFSELDAKVSSFMLETLSSKGQVIITSTDKKNGKDITFFSIDEYRKTSGQVR
- a CDS encoding DUF721 domain-containing protein — protein: MKKKKTPRVLGSLMSDVCRKIGMSEAYEEYKTLQLWDSVVGDAIARVTSVEKMKEGDLYVKVRNPSWRMELNFRKRDIVVRLNKAIGYDMIRTIIFR
- a CDS encoding FprA family A-type flavoprotein, which codes for MSDTKILPITDDVSWIGVLDPGLITFDIVMETKYGTTYNSYFINAEKKTVVETTKLKFWPTYLEKLKQVVNPEEIEYIIVDHTEPDHSGNVHNLLSVAPNAIVVGSGNAIKFLRDQTGHDFKHLVVKNGDKLDLGNKTIHFIGAPNLHWPDTIYSWLEEDRVLFTCDSFGCHYCNEAMYDDLCGDFDDAFKYYFDAILRPFSKYMLQAIEKIRPLDIHTICPGHGPILRSDWKKYVDLSQRYSQAAIAMPNEKSILIAYVSAYENTSVLAQKIAEGLKSACDFNVDVCDIENMSSEKLEEKIAHSMGIIIGSPTINQNIVQQIYNIFAVLNPLRDRGKLSAAFGSYGWSGEGVKIIETNLANLKLKVFDKNLMIKFQPHEPEFEQCRVFGKSFAEKMIEMYNLTCNI